A genomic region of Maridesulfovibrio bastinii DSM 16055 contains the following coding sequences:
- a CDS encoding insulinase family protein encodes MSEIYGFKEVSREKLAEVGGDAVVYEHIKTGGRVLSIINADENKTFGISFRTPPENSTGLAHILEHSVLCGSRKYPVKEPFVELLKGSLQTFLNAMTFPDKTVYPVASPNVQDFYNLVDVYLDAVFHPALTPNTLMQEGWHYVPGEDGSYEYKGVVFNEMKGVYSSPDSLLYEHTQHSIFPDNTYGLDSGGDPAVIPDLTFEDFMNFHERYYHPSNSYAFFYGDDDPDERLRILDEYFSEYDQKDPQSEIALQKSFAKPVSVEKKYAAEGEDSKSMVTVSFLLPEATSPEAGLAFDVLEELLIGLPSSPLRKALNDSGLGEDLAGAGFESELRQMFFSVGLKGIRRDDSAKVEALILQTLTDLAEKGFDSGDIEAALNTVEFDLRENNSGSYPRGLMVMLNSLTTWLYDGDPLGNVRYENRLADLKKQLESGSNLFEEMIRRYFLENKHRTTVLLSPDTGLGAEIRKRETERLEKEISAMDEAELQAVAEKAVELKRLQELPDSPENLAKIPRLKVSDLPKNNVEIPCEEKDGLLFHDIDTSGILYLDLVFDMSAVPDSLLSLVPVFGRALIELGSSRTGFVELTRRIAANTGGISPTSIVGARYSDKSCTANFVLRAKSTVEKAPAMFDILNELLLDADFSNRDRLRQIILESKARFEHRVIPSGHAMAATRMKARFSDAGYITEQMSGISELQYLRRLAARIDDDFDSVKNDLEKLRDIIINKNGLLANVTVDKSHYSGIAADLEGLRSALPANKLQPVKRDRGSYSSKEGLCIPAQVNYVSKGAEVYSHGYEFSGSAFVVSRFLRTGYLWDRIRVQGGAYGSFAMFDRASGSLLYASYRDPNLAGTINEYDGIGSYLEKVEIDRDELEKAVIGGIGDIDKYQLPDAKGFTSLLYFLTDNDAAMRQKIREEVLTCGQDDFRNFAIAAKAVAENGDIVVIGGREGLEKSGLDFDLVDIL; translated from the coding sequence ATGAGCGAAATATACGGATTCAAGGAAGTATCGAGGGAAAAGTTAGCTGAAGTCGGAGGGGATGCTGTTGTTTATGAGCATATCAAAACCGGAGGGCGTGTTCTTTCAATCATCAATGCTGACGAAAATAAAACATTCGGAATAAGTTTCAGAACTCCGCCGGAAAACAGTACCGGTCTTGCCCATATCCTTGAGCATTCAGTTCTCTGCGGTTCACGCAAGTATCCTGTCAAAGAACCTTTTGTGGAGCTGCTTAAGGGGTCTTTGCAGACTTTTTTAAATGCCATGACATTTCCTGATAAAACCGTTTATCCGGTAGCAAGCCCCAATGTGCAGGATTTTTATAATCTTGTGGATGTCTATCTTGATGCTGTTTTCCATCCGGCCCTCACCCCTAACACTCTGATGCAGGAAGGATGGCATTATGTTCCCGGAGAAGATGGCAGCTATGAATACAAGGGTGTCGTTTTCAATGAGATGAAAGGGGTCTATTCTTCACCTGACAGCCTGCTTTATGAGCACACCCAGCATTCCATTTTTCCTGATAATACCTATGGTCTTGATTCAGGTGGGGACCCTGCTGTTATCCCTGATCTGACATTTGAAGATTTTATGAATTTCCATGAACGGTATTACCATCCCTCTAATTCTTATGCATTTTTCTATGGCGATGATGACCCAGACGAAAGGTTGCGTATTCTTGATGAATATTTTTCAGAATATGACCAAAAAGATCCGCAGTCCGAAATAGCTTTGCAGAAATCATTTGCAAAACCTGTTTCTGTAGAGAAAAAATATGCGGCTGAGGGCGAAGATTCAAAATCAATGGTAACCGTAAGTTTTCTGCTGCCTGAAGCCACCTCACCGGAAGCCGGGCTTGCTTTTGATGTCCTTGAGGAACTGCTCATTGGCTTGCCGTCCTCACCGTTAAGAAAGGCTTTGAATGATTCCGGACTTGGAGAAGATCTCGCCGGAGCCGGTTTTGAAAGTGAATTACGGCAGATGTTTTTCTCCGTAGGGCTTAAGGGGATCCGCAGAGATGATTCCGCAAAAGTAGAAGCATTAATTCTCCAGACGCTGACAGACCTTGCTGAGAAAGGATTTGATTCCGGCGATATTGAAGCCGCATTGAACACCGTTGAATTTGACCTGCGTGAAAACAATTCCGGTTCATACCCCCGTGGTCTGATGGTCATGCTGAATTCTTTGACCACATGGCTTTACGATGGCGATCCCCTCGGGAACGTCAGATATGAGAACCGCCTTGCTGATCTGAAAAAGCAGCTGGAATCAGGTTCCAATTTATTTGAAGAGATGATCAGGCGTTATTTCCTTGAAAATAAGCATCGGACAACAGTTCTGCTGTCTCCTGATACCGGACTTGGTGCTGAAATCAGGAAGCGTGAAACTGAAAGGCTGGAGAAAGAAATTTCCGCAATGGATGAAGCTGAACTGCAAGCCGTTGCCGAGAAAGCTGTTGAACTCAAGCGTCTGCAGGAGTTACCCGATTCTCCCGAGAATCTGGCGAAAATACCCCGATTGAAAGTATCCGACCTGCCAAAGAACAATGTTGAAATTCCCTGCGAAGAAAAAGATGGACTGCTTTTCCATGATATTGATACCAGCGGAATTCTGTATCTTGATCTTGTTTTTGATATGTCGGCAGTTCCGGACAGCCTGCTTTCACTTGTTCCTGTATTCGGTAGAGCTTTGATAGAACTCGGCAGCAGCAGGACCGGTTTTGTTGAACTGACAAGGCGTATTGCCGCTAATACAGGCGGCATAAGCCCGACTTCCATTGTTGGAGCCAGATACAGTGATAAAAGCTGCACCGCCAATTTTGTTCTGCGTGCCAAGTCTACAGTGGAAAAAGCTCCGGCAATGTTCGATATTTTAAATGAACTTTTACTTGATGCGGATTTTTCAAACCGTGACAGGTTGCGCCAGATAATTCTTGAATCAAAAGCTCGTTTTGAACACCGGGTGATTCCCTCTGGGCATGCTATGGCCGCGACAAGGATGAAAGCCCGTTTCAGTGACGCCGGATATATTACCGAGCAGATGAGCGGTATTTCCGAATTGCAGTACCTTCGTAGACTTGCCGCAAGGATTGATGACGATTTTGATTCCGTGAAAAATGATCTCGAAAAACTCCGGGATATAATTATAAATAAAAACGGTCTGCTGGCTAATGTGACTGTCGATAAGTCTCATTATTCCGGTATTGCCGCAGACCTTGAAGGTTTGCGAAGTGCTCTTCCGGCAAATAAACTTCAGCCTGTTAAGCGTGACCGGGGCAGCTATTCCAGCAAGGAAGGTTTATGCATACCGGCACAGGTGAATTATGTCTCCAAGGGTGCAGAAGTTTATAGTCACGGCTATGAGTTCAGCGGCTCGGCTTTTGTTGTCAGCCGTTTTCTGCGCACCGGATACCTCTGGGATCGCATCAGGGTTCAAGGTGGGGCTTACGGTTCCTTTGCCATGTTCGACAGGGCATCCGGATCGCTTTTATATGCCTCATACCGTGATCCCAATCTTGCCGGAACCATAAATGAATATGATGGCATAGGTTCATATCTGGAAAAAGTGGAAATAGACCGTGATGAGCTTGAAAAGGCTGTGATCGGCGGAATAGGTGATATTGATAAATATCAGCTCCCGGACGCAAAGGGCTTTACCTCCCTGCTGTATTTTCTGACAGATAATGATGCCGCAATGCGTCAGAAAATCCGTGAAGAGGTCCTCACCTGCGGTCAGGATGATTTCCGTAATTTCGCTATTGCCGCAAAGGCTGTTGCCGAAAATGGAGACATAGTTGTCATCGGCGGTAGAGAAGGTCTTGAAAAATCAGGACTTGATTTTGATCTTGTAGACATTTTGTAG
- a CDS encoding OmpA family protein translates to MRKILCLFLLCLFMLPVSGSYAQDIFAHNSHEILEMLLKTDGNGGDIPGKAYLKIEFDVNSAKIKQAGIPLVNELVTAMKSPRGAAMKVLLRGHTDSDGSRAANKRLSLHRAEAVRTYMVKNGISKDRIKVEGCGEDEPLVPNSSAAAKARNRRVEVVNITEGSDATVPNPGYTEEPVTEPVENFKF, encoded by the coding sequence ATGAGAAAAATTTTATGCCTGTTCTTGCTGTGTCTTTTTATGCTTCCAGTATCCGGTTCCTATGCACAGGATATCTTTGCCCACAATTCCCATGAAATTTTGGAAATGTTATTGAAAACAGATGGTAATGGTGGAGATATTCCGGGTAAAGCCTATCTTAAAATTGAATTTGATGTGAATTCAGCTAAAATAAAGCAGGCAGGGATACCTCTGGTTAATGAACTTGTTACGGCTATGAAATCACCGCGAGGAGCAGCTATGAAAGTCCTTCTCCGCGGACACACGGACTCCGATGGCAGCAGGGCAGCCAATAAACGACTCAGCCTGCACCGTGCTGAAGCAGTGCGCACTTATATGGTTAAGAATGGAATTTCAAAGGACAGGATTAAAGTTGAAGGCTGTGGTGAGGATGAACCGCTTGTGCCTAATTCTTCTGCTGCTGCAAAGGCCCGCAACAGAAGGGTTGAGGTTGTAAATATTACTGAAGGCAGTGATGCCACTGTTCCGAATCCCGGTTATACTGAAGAACCTGTAACTGAACCTGTTGAAAATTTTAAATTTTAG
- a CDS encoding FmdE family protein, with amino-acid sequence MNCSIPEETIEKVAAYHGHKCPGLAIGVRASELCLQKLGHNDQNALVAICETDMCGVDAISFLTGCTVGKGNLLFRDYGKMAFNFFKKETGECFRAVLNPDAYGRQGVEMVALMKKFLAGEANEDETRLNFQLRKQVEDNIYNQSLDELFKIEKPQISLPRDAKVLQSITCDECGESTMESRIRLFDGRKLCIPCFNKVEQKI; translated from the coding sequence ATGAACTGCTCCATACCTGAAGAAACAATAGAGAAAGTAGCTGCTTATCACGGTCACAAATGTCCGGGACTGGCTATCGGAGTCAGAGCTTCCGAATTATGCTTACAAAAACTGGGACACAATGATCAGAATGCGCTTGTTGCAATCTGTGAGACAGATATGTGCGGAGTTGATGCCATTTCTTTTTTAACTGGTTGTACTGTCGGCAAAGGTAACCTCCTTTTCCGCGATTATGGAAAGATGGCCTTCAACTTTTTTAAAAAGGAAACCGGAGAATGCTTTAGAGCCGTTTTAAACCCTGATGCGTATGGCAGACAGGGAGTGGAGATGGTTGCTCTAATGAAAAAATTTCTCGCCGGAGAAGCGAATGAAGATGAAACCAGACTCAATTTTCAGCTGAGAAAACAGGTCGAAGACAATATCTACAATCAATCGCTGGATGAGCTGTTCAAAATAGAAAAACCGCAAATATCTCTGCCAAGGGATGCAAAAGTTCTGCAAAGCATTACCTGTGACGAATGCGGAGAGAGCACGATGGAATCAAGAATCAGATTGTTTGATGGCCGGAAGCTCTGCATTCCCTGTTTCAATAAAGTTGAGCAAAAAATATAA
- a CDS encoding ABC transporter ATP-binding protein — protein sequence MNMNPSTINLTVNGLQFSYKNSTNILENLNFEVKKGELLAILGPNGAGKTTLLKCLNAIHKPSGGTVFIQDTSVYDLRPDDIAKLLGYVPQRVDAARLTVFDAILMGRKPHIKWRVREHDIKIVDAAIKRLSLEKMSLRYIDRLSGGELQKVSIARALVQEPEVLLLDEPTSSLDLKNQLDILRMIKAVVCGHKVSAVLTMHDLNTALRFADKFLFLKDGRIMACCLSETVTPEIIETVYDVPVEIETRNGKPVIHPIEE from the coding sequence ATGAATATGAACCCCTCCACCATAAATTTAACTGTTAATGGTTTACAGTTCAGCTACAAAAACAGCACTAACATCCTCGAAAATTTAAATTTTGAAGTAAAGAAAGGAGAACTGCTGGCCATACTCGGCCCTAATGGAGCCGGAAAAACAACACTTTTAAAATGTCTTAATGCCATTCATAAACCATCAGGCGGGACTGTCTTCATACAGGATACAAGCGTTTATGACTTAAGGCCGGACGATATAGCCAAACTTTTGGGCTATGTTCCGCAGAGAGTTGATGCCGCCAGACTCACAGTTTTTGACGCAATACTTATGGGACGCAAACCGCACATCAAATGGCGGGTCCGTGAGCACGATATTAAAATTGTTGATGCGGCAATAAAAAGGCTGTCTCTGGAAAAAATGAGCCTGCGCTATATAGACAGACTGAGCGGAGGAGAACTCCAGAAAGTTAGCATAGCAAGAGCACTGGTTCAGGAACCTGAAGTTCTTCTTCTGGACGAACCCACCAGCAGTCTGGATTTAAAAAACCAGCTGGATATTCTGAGAATGATCAAAGCTGTTGTCTGCGGTCACAAAGTCTCGGCGGTCCTGACCATGCATGACCTGAATACAGCCCTGAGATTTGCCGATAAATTTTTATTCCTGAAAGATGGCCGCATTATGGCCTGTTGTCTATCGGAGACAGTAACTCCTGAAATCATTGAAACTGTTTATGATGTTCCCGTGGAAATAGAAACCAGAAATGGAAAACCGGTTATTCACCCGATTGAGGAATAA
- a CDS encoding FecCD family ABC transporter permease — translation MAISKRFDLIIWNIRLPQALTAIVAGAGLSLSGAVMQAVLRNPLGSPFTLGITHAAAFGAAFSVMVLGLGTMTSSNVGAISLNSPYTTTAVAFIFSLLSTFAIIAVSKARKASPESMVLTGVALGALFTAGTMLLQYFADDVQLAAMVFWTFGDVARATWTELGIMTAALLICGIWFTVHRWDLNAIEAGDETARGLGVKVDRIRLTGMLLTSLVTAVIVSFLGIIGFVGLVCPHMVRRLIGDDYRFLLPASAILGGGLLLAADTVARLVLAPSVLPVSILTAFLGAPVFIFLIIKGNRV, via the coding sequence GTGGCTATTTCAAAACGCTTTGATCTTATCATCTGGAATATAAGATTACCTCAGGCCTTAACCGCGATTGTGGCAGGAGCCGGATTATCCCTCTCCGGTGCAGTTATGCAGGCTGTTCTGCGCAATCCTCTGGGATCACCTTTCACTCTGGGAATAACCCATGCAGCGGCCTTTGGAGCCGCTTTCTCTGTTATGGTTCTCGGTCTAGGTACTATGACCAGCTCAAATGTGGGAGCCATATCCCTGAACAGTCCCTACACAACAACAGCGGTAGCTTTCATATTCAGCCTGTTATCCACATTTGCGATTATTGCGGTCTCAAAAGCACGCAAGGCAAGTCCTGAATCCATGGTCCTTACAGGGGTAGCTCTTGGGGCCTTATTCACAGCCGGAACAATGCTTTTACAATATTTTGCGGATGACGTGCAGCTGGCGGCAATGGTCTTCTGGACGTTTGGAGATGTTGCACGAGCCACATGGACTGAACTGGGAATAATGACAGCAGCACTCCTGATCTGCGGAATCTGGTTTACAGTCCACAGATGGGATTTGAATGCTATTGAAGCTGGTGATGAAACAGCCAGAGGACTTGGAGTAAAGGTTGACCGCATCCGCCTGACCGGGATGCTTTTAACTTCTCTGGTTACAGCCGTAATTGTTTCCTTTCTCGGTATAATAGGATTTGTAGGCCTCGTCTGCCCGCACATGGTCAGAAGGCTTATAGGTGATGATTACCGCTTTCTGCTACCGGCTTCAGCCATTCTGGGAGGAGGACTCCTTCTGGCGGCAGATACTGTAGCACGACTTGTTCTTGCACCCAGTGTTCTGCCTGTCTCCATTCTAACGGCATTCCTTGGAGCTCCTGTTTTTATCTTTTTGATAATAAAGGGGAACAGGGTATGA